A single Sphingopyxis chilensis DNA region contains:
- a CDS encoding ANTAR domain-containing response regulator, with the protein MRIAIIDTSTTRAAIISDGLREAGLDDLVLIDPAGALARQIEAAQPEVVLINLENPSRDLLEDFFAMSRALARPIAMFVDQSDAEATGAAIDAGVSAYVVDGLSKQRIKPVIDLAVRRFQAFSRLQRELDEAKNALAERATIDKAKAILMKRRQVDEPAAYALLRGQAMRTNRRISEIAEAIVTSEALMGDME; encoded by the coding sequence ATGAGGATCGCGATCATCGATACCAGCACGACGCGGGCGGCCATCATTTCCGACGGCCTGCGCGAGGCGGGACTCGATGATCTCGTGCTGATCGACCCCGCCGGCGCGCTCGCCCGCCAGATCGAGGCGGCGCAGCCCGAGGTCGTCCTGATCAACCTTGAGAACCCAAGCCGCGACCTGCTCGAGGATTTCTTCGCGATGTCGCGTGCGCTGGCGCGGCCGATCGCGATGTTCGTCGACCAGAGCGACGCCGAAGCGACCGGTGCGGCGATCGACGCGGGGGTGTCGGCCTATGTCGTCGATGGCCTGTCGAAGCAGCGAATCAAGCCGGTCATCGACCTTGCGGTGCGCCGCTTCCAAGCCTTTTCGCGGCTTCAGCGCGAACTCGACGAAGCGAAAAACGCCTTGGCCGAACGCGCGACCATCGACAAGGCCAAGGCGATCCTGATGAAGCGGCGTCAGGTCGACGAGCCTGCCGCCTATGCGTTGCTCCGCGGCCAGGCGATGCGGACCAATCGCCGGATTTCCGAAATCGCCGAGGCGATCGTGACCAGCGAAGCATTGATGGGAGACATGGAATGA